Proteins encoded together in one Campylobacter concisus window:
- a CDS encoding methionine ABC transporter ATP-binding protein codes for MIKIENLNKFYGDTQILYDVNLEVAKGEIFAIVGHSGAGKSTLLRCINGLESYQGGSLKVFDQEIKNLDETQQRHLRRDVGMIFQHFALMARKNVFENVATPLKFWGYKNDETEKRVRELLNLVGLENKAKSYPSELSGGQKQRVAIARALALNPKILLSDEATSALDPNTTNQILELLEKINKELDISVVIVTHEMEVVKSIAKRAILLEGGKIIGSGSIEELFLKPDEKMKEFLGEVEILPSTGTNIRLFFPKEVAQNSVITHMARSLNIDFNIVWGKLEKLNDNVLGSLVINIDEKDKENVLNYIKQSGVLWEVA; via the coding sequence GTGATAAAAATAGAAAATTTAAACAAATTTTATGGTGATACGCAGATCCTTTATGATGTAAATTTGGAGGTTGCAAAGGGTGAAATTTTTGCTATCGTGGGACACAGCGGTGCTGGTAAATCAACGCTTTTAAGGTGCATAAATGGGCTTGAGAGCTATCAAGGTGGCAGCCTAAAAGTCTTTGATCAAGAGATAAAAAATTTAGATGAGACACAGCAAAGACATTTAAGGCGAGATGTTGGGATGATATTTCAGCATTTTGCATTAATGGCTAGAAAAAATGTCTTTGAAAACGTCGCTACTCCGCTTAAATTTTGGGGCTACAAAAACGATGAGACCGAAAAAAGAGTGAGAGAGCTTTTAAATTTAGTCGGTCTTGAAAACAAGGCAAAAAGCTATCCAAGCGAGCTAAGTGGCGGTCAAAAACAGCGTGTGGCAATTGCTAGAGCGCTTGCATTAAATCCTAAAATTTTACTAAGCGACGAGGCGACTTCGGCTCTTGATCCAAACACGACAAATCAAATTTTAGAGCTGCTTGAAAAGATAAACAAAGAGCTAGACATCAGCGTCGTCATCGTCACTCACGAGATGGAGGTTGTAAAATCGATCGCAAAACGCGCGATACTGCTAGAAGGCGGCAAGATTATAGGCTCTGGAAGCATCGAAGAGCTATTTTTAAAGCCAGATGAGAAGATGAAAGAGTTTTTGGGCGAAGTTGAAATTCTGCCAAGCACTGGCACAAATATCAGGCTATTTTTCCCAAAAGAAGTGGCTCAAAACAGCGTGATCACGCACATGGCAAGAAGCCTAAATATCGACTTTAACATAGTCTGGGGCAAGCTTGAAAAGCTAAACGACAACGTTCTTGGCTCGCTCGTCATAAATATAGACGAAAAAGATAAAGAAAACGTGCTTAACTATATCAAGCAAAGTGGCGTTTTGTGGGAGGTTGCTTGA
- a CDS encoding methionine ABC transporter permease, whose translation MFGIDFSKFPDVFSRILLPAIGETLYMSIVSTLLAFAIGLIPAVLLILSDKDGLKPNKQLYFVLDIVINVLRSFPFIILIIVLFPVTKMIVGTSIGTTAAIVPLTIGAAPFVARLIENALKEVDKGIIEAAQSFGSSKFQIIFRVMFVEALPGIISAFTLTLIVNIGFSAMAGAVGGGGLGSVAINYGYQRFRPDIMLYTVVILIIMVQIFQVLGNYLYKISKK comes from the coding sequence ATGTTTGGTATTGATTTTTCTAAATTTCCAGATGTTTTTTCTAGGATACTTTTGCCAGCTATCGGCGAGACGCTATATATGAGCATAGTCTCTACCCTGCTCGCCTTTGCCATAGGCCTCATACCTGCGGTTTTGCTCATCCTTTCAGACAAAGACGGACTAAAGCCAAACAAGCAGCTTTATTTTGTGCTTGATATCGTTATAAACGTGCTTAGAAGCTTTCCGTTTATTATTCTCATCATTGTGCTCTTTCCAGTCACAAAAATGATCGTAGGCACAAGCATCGGCACCACAGCTGCGATCGTTCCGCTAACTATTGGCGCGGCTCCGTTTGTGGCAAGGCTCATTGAAAATGCACTAAAAGAGGTTGATAAGGGCATCATCGAAGCTGCTCAAAGCTTTGGTAGCTCGAAATTTCAGATCATCTTTAGAGTGATGTTTGTAGAGGCACTTCCTGGCATCATCTCGGCATTTACGCTAACGCTTATCGTAAATATCGGCTTTTCAGCGATGGCTGGTGCAGTTGGCGGTGGCGGACTAGGATCAGTCGCTATAAACTACGGATATCAGAGATTTCGCCCAGATATCATGCTCTACACCGTGGTTATTCTTATCATAATGGTTCAAATTTTCCAAGTTTTAGGCAACTATCTCTATAAAATTTCAAAAAAATAA
- a CDS encoding alpha-2-macroglobulin family protein, with the protein MQQKALLLALFGAVNLYALSLNGTAEVKSPLSVEFGLEDDVSKNLIGTLSEKKLISCEPALSGTVKFNAQSLTLFTKDMHAGVEYSCKLENGSSASFETKEFALEKIEKLTDSKFILKFNDEVSDELVKKIAVKGASFNALQLSQNSFELDLDKNISEPTFDLGENFESKFGAKLAGDSVVKFSEQASSESVNINAEANSFEIAKIYPTSLDNGILAFRIYLKEWLSDDNNLKKFIKIKGVKSFSISDVAYKNDDENGAPNSELDGYDYYIDITSDEFKPQNSYEITIKPGFGDDRNVVREAKTYEVVASNFTPFAIFTNEEPYISSVGEIGIRSANLPELNVSVEKLSDQNFRYFLNFNDNSEDLSNFSSKVASKSYKLEGALNEISLNKIKLDFAGAGDGVYKISLNYGKDKSVSKVVYLSDIAINAKLGKDEIFVFANRLGENTMLPNANVKIYGKRNEEIAVGATNDVGVFKFNKKDIYKEISSIVVSLGKEQNFLIIKDGKALNEAKLISQNPSESIDAYTHFASNIIRPNESLKGAIYLRDRDFNPLKNMPVKIKFIDPQGKSSAQITQNTNDVGMINFEKEILSDLSGRFNMQIIYASKVIASVPFYVESFVPNKIKNDIAIDADKFFSNELVKVNLTSSYLFGGAASDLAGSMQVSFFDDEYKNSEFKEYKFKNDTLKAAAYPSIENDLTLSKDGKSSQMIDLSFNTKNAPSIIKGVINFNVNDDGKNVSDAKSFTLYPYKDMVGIAASTAFADPNEDVKIRTVVVDMPSQKAVKSNLKFDIKRVSWQYQRDANGYIKWIQTLEDVDSFYKNSGEFSYKFTQSGSYVITATNLVSGASTSLDIDVSGYNYSTLAPTKELSKSQIKLNKSVYKKGDELSADISSAIKEGIALVTLEDAGVKAYKVVKIKNNSANVKFKLDFDFNGLYVSANIYRMTDAGLTPFRTYGKVYANGDKSSREIKLSLEAPKSAKSDENIKISLKTKPKAYLNLFITDVGVLDITSQKPADPLKFFDKILPDGVFDYDIYNMLTNYKVEGKTLSFGGDAAAMAVAAKMAKHASPVDSKNVKTYANLVSLQADDKGEISYEFKTPNGFNGAIRVDAVANDATAMNAVNSEIKVKDDVIIKPSALIYLLKGDELNANLRLINTTNADKNLTINVASSKNLNIKTQENANLKPFENKAFVLKISALETGAGEYNVTISDKNGSKTLQNLLDVVSPYTISTYAKSSVFDKESKISLPKGYHDVSVDASSSVSSVLLAASKNLVEYPYGCAEQRSSRLLALLNLKPKDELEKSDQKRFIASGIDELVKMQKPDGSFGYWSDLGETNAFASIFATDVLLDLSEAGYEVSKGVKQNALNSLLKYANNDLEVLYALYVSSRANMADRSILNKIYDDKAYNKTALSKYLMAAALKLNGLNDEAKVVLKDIKNAKTSEENPSDFSSKVRDNAFILYLHAKYFEKNDYSDDLANFLIVNLNELSSTQERAFTLRALNAYFGKDSGEKNNKFKLSYNGESKEFDGLLSTSFTTKNGEFSITPLGSNKLYATILSYAYLPLEIKHKIEPKELDIYRVFVDEKGKELGLDSLKVNDVIYSKVVINSKTMVKNGVINEIVSSCFEPINENLSNFSKSLKNSLQVEYKSVKDDRVLSFYTLSSDEKDAVLYTPYRVRLGGKCSLGAVTTENMYNERQNDYDLAQRSFNVK; encoded by the coding sequence ATGCAGCAAAAAGCGCTACTTCTAGCACTCTTTGGAGCAGTAAATTTATATGCTTTAAGTCTAAATGGCACCGCCGAGGTGAAGTCGCCTTTAAGCGTGGAATTTGGACTAGAAGATGATGTTAGCAAAAATCTCATAGGCACTCTAAGCGAGAAAAAGCTTATCTCGTGCGAGCCAGCGCTAAGTGGCACGGTAAAATTTAACGCTCAAAGCCTTACGCTCTTTACAAAAGATATGCACGCAGGCGTAGAGTATAGCTGTAAGCTAGAAAATGGCAGCAGCGCTAGCTTTGAGACGAAAGAATTTGCGCTTGAGAAGATAGAAAAGCTCACTGATAGCAAATTTATCCTTAAATTTAATGACGAAGTTAGTGATGAGCTTGTAAAAAAAATAGCCGTAAAAGGTGCAAGCTTTAATGCCTTGCAGCTCTCTCAAAACAGCTTTGAGCTTGATCTTGATAAAAATATAAGCGAGCCTACTTTTGATCTTGGAGAAAATTTTGAAAGTAAATTTGGCGCTAAGCTAGCAGGCGATAGCGTAGTGAAATTTAGTGAGCAAGCAAGCAGTGAGAGCGTAAATATAAATGCTGAGGCAAATAGCTTTGAGATAGCTAAAATTTATCCGACAAGCCTTGATAACGGCATCTTGGCCTTTAGAATTTATCTAAAAGAGTGGCTAAGCGATGATAATAATCTAAAGAAATTTATAAAGATAAAAGGCGTAAAAAGCTTTAGTATAAGCGACGTGGCATATAAAAATGATGATGAAAATGGCGCGCCAAATTCTGAGCTTGATGGGTATGATTATTACATCGATATCACAAGCGATGAGTTTAAGCCACAAAATAGCTACGAGATCACGATAAAACCGGGCTTTGGAGATGATAGAAATGTCGTAAGAGAGGCTAAAACCTACGAGGTAGTCGCTAGCAACTTCACTCCATTTGCAATTTTCACAAACGAAGAGCCTTACATCTCAAGCGTGGGCGAGATCGGCATCAGAAGTGCAAATTTACCTGAGCTAAATGTGAGCGTTGAAAAGTTAAGCGATCAAAATTTTAGATACTTTTTAAATTTCAACGACAATAGCGAAGATCTGAGCAATTTTAGCTCAAAAGTAGCGAGCAAAAGCTACAAGCTAGAGGGTGCGTTAAACGAAATTTCACTAAACAAGATCAAGCTTGACTTTGCAGGAGCAGGAGACGGCGTTTATAAGATAAGCTTAAACTACGGCAAAGATAAGAGCGTCTCAAAGGTCGTCTATCTAAGCGACATCGCCATAAATGCAAAGCTTGGCAAGGATGAAATTTTCGTCTTTGCAAACCGCCTTGGCGAAAACACAATGCTACCAAACGCAAATGTAAAAATTTATGGCAAAAGAAACGAAGAGATCGCAGTTGGCGCGACAAATGACGTTGGTGTATTTAAATTTAACAAAAAAGATATCTACAAAGAGATCTCATCGATCGTTGTCTCACTTGGCAAGGAGCAAAATTTCCTCATCATAAAAGATGGCAAAGCGCTAAATGAGGCAAAGCTCATCAGCCAAAATCCAAGCGAGAGCATCGACGCATACACTCATTTTGCCTCAAATATCATAAGACCAAACGAGAGCCTAAAAGGTGCTATCTATCTAAGAGATAGGGACTTTAACCCGCTTAAAAATATGCCAGTTAAGATCAAATTTATCGATCCACAAGGCAAAAGTAGCGCCCAGATCACGCAAAATACAAATGATGTCGGCATGATAAATTTCGAAAAAGAAATTTTAAGCGATCTAAGCGGTAGATTTAACATGCAGATAATCTACGCTAGCAAGGTAATAGCAAGCGTGCCATTTTATGTCGAGAGTTTCGTGCCAAACAAGATAAAAAATGACATAGCCATAGACGCGGATAAATTCTTTTCAAATGAGCTAGTAAAGGTAAATTTGACAAGTAGCTATCTCTTTGGCGGAGCAGCTAGCGACCTAGCTGGCAGCATGCAGGTTAGCTTCTTTGATGATGAGTATAAAAATAGCGAATTTAAAGAGTATAAATTTAAAAATGACACCCTAAAAGCAGCTGCTTATCCAAGCATAGAAAATGATCTAACTCTTTCAAAAGATGGCAAATCAAGCCAAATGATAGACCTTAGCTTTAACACTAAAAACGCACCTTCAATAATAAAAGGCGTCATAAATTTCAACGTAAATGACGATGGCAAAAATGTAAGTGACGCAAAAAGCTTTACACTCTATCCTTACAAAGATATGGTTGGCATCGCTGCTAGCACGGCATTTGCTGATCCAAACGAAGATGTAAAGATAAGAACGGTCGTCGTTGATATGCCAAGCCAAAAGGCAGTAAAGTCAAATTTGAAATTTGATATAAAACGTGTTTCATGGCAGTATCAAAGGGATGCAAATGGCTATATAAAATGGATCCAAACGCTTGAAGATGTGGATAGTTTTTATAAAAACAGTGGCGAGTTTAGCTATAAATTCACACAAAGTGGCTCATACGTCATCACTGCTACAAATTTAGTAAGTGGCGCGAGCACGAGCCTAGACATCGATGTAAGCGGCTACAACTACTCAACTCTAGCGCCTACAAAAGAGCTTAGCAAGTCTCAGATAAAGCTAAACAAAAGCGTCTATAAAAAAGGCGACGAACTAAGCGCGGACATAAGCTCAGCCATAAAAGAAGGCATCGCGCTTGTAACGCTTGAAGACGCTGGCGTCAAAGCCTATAAAGTAGTCAAGATCAAAAACAACTCAGCAAATGTTAAATTTAAACTTGACTTTGACTTTAACGGCCTTTACGTGAGCGCAAATATCTACCGCATGACTGACGCTGGACTAACTCCGTTTAGAACCTACGGCAAGGTCTATGCAAACGGCGATAAATCTTCAAGAGAGATAAAGCTTAGCTTAGAAGCGCCAAAAAGCGCAAAGAGCGATGAAAATATCAAAATTTCACTAAAAACAAAGCCAAAAGCTTATCTGAATTTATTTATCACAGATGTTGGCGTGCTTGATATCACTTCGCAAAAACCAGCCGATCCGCTTAAGTTTTTTGACAAAATTTTACCTGATGGCGTCTTTGACTACGACATCTATAATATGCTCACAAACTACAAGGTCGAGGGCAAAACGCTAAGCTTTGGCGGTGATGCCGCGGCGATGGCTGTGGCGGCAAAAATGGCAAAGCATGCAAGCCCAGTTGATAGCAAAAATGTAAAAACTTATGCAAATTTAGTAAGCCTTCAAGCGGACGACAAAGGCGAAATTTCATACGAGTTTAAAACGCCAAATGGCTTTAACGGCGCCATTAGAGTAGATGCCGTGGCAAATGACGCAACTGCGATGAACGCCGTAAATAGTGAGATAAAAGTAAAAGATGATGTGATCATTAAGCCAAGTGCCTTGATCTATCTTTTAAAAGGCGATGAACTAAATGCAAACTTAAGGCTTATAAATACGACAAATGCCGACAAAAACCTTACTATAAATGTAGCATCAAGTAAAAATTTAAACATCAAAACGCAAGAAAATGCTAACCTAAAGCCGTTTGAAAACAAGGCGTTTGTGCTTAAAATTTCAGCCCTTGAAACAGGTGCTGGCGAATACAATGTCACAATAAGCGACAAAAATGGCTCAAAAACGCTTCAAAATTTACTTGACGTCGTTAGCCCTTATACGATCAGCACCTACGCAAAGAGCAGCGTCTTTGACAAAGAGAGCAAAATTTCACTACCAAAAGGCTATCACGATGTGAGCGTTGATGCCTCAAGCTCGGTCTCAAGCGTGCTTTTAGCAGCTTCTAAAAATTTAGTAGAGTATCCTTACGGATGCGCGGAGCAAAGAAGCTCAAGACTGCTTGCGCTTTTAAATTTAAAACCAAAAGATGAGCTTGAAAAAAGCGATCAAAAGAGATTTATCGCAAGCGGCATAGATGAGCTAGTTAAGATGCAAAAGCCAGACGGCAGCTTTGGCTACTGGAGCGATCTAGGCGAGACAAATGCATTTGCAAGCATCTTTGCAACTGATGTTTTACTTGATCTTAGCGAGGCTGGATACGAGGTAAGCAAAGGCGTCAAACAAAATGCTCTAAATTCGCTCTTAAAATACGCAAACAACGACCTTGAGGTACTTTACGCTCTTTATGTAAGCTCACGTGCAAATATGGCCGATAGATCTATCTTAAATAAAATTTATGACGACAAAGCCTACAATAAAACAGCGCTAAGTAAATACCTAATGGCAGCGGCTCTAAAGCTAAATGGCCTAAATGACGAGGCAAAGGTCGTGCTAAAAGATATCAAAAACGCTAAAACAAGCGAAGAAAATCCATCTGATTTTAGCTCAAAAGTAAGAGATAACGCCTTTATCTTATATCTGCACGCAAAATACTTTGAGAAAAACGACTACTCAGACGACCTTGCAAATTTCTTGATAGTAAATTTAAATGAGCTTAGCTCAACGCAAGAACGTGCATTTACGCTAAGAGCTCTAAACGCCTACTTTGGCAAAGATAGCGGCGAGAAAAATAATAAATTTAAGCTTAGCTACAATGGTGAAAGTAAAGAATTTGACGGTCTTTTAAGCACCTCTTTTACTACAAAAAATGGCGAATTTAGCATCACTCCACTAGGCTCAAATAAGCTTTATGCGACTATCTTAAGCTACGCTTACTTGCCGCTTGAGATTAAACACAAAATAGAGCCAAAAGAGCTTGACATCTACCGCGTTTTTGTCGATGAAAAAGGCAAAGAGCTGGGTCTTGACAGCCTAAAAGTAAATGACGTCATCTACTCAAAAGTGGTGATAAACTCAAAAACAATGGTTAAAAATGGCGTTATAAACGAGATCGTAAGTAGCTGCTTTGAGCCGATAAATGAAAATTTAAGCAACTTTAGCAAGAGCTTAAAAAACAGCTTGCAAGTTGAGTATAAAAGCGTAAAAGATGACCGCGTACTAAGCTTTTACACGCTAAGTAGCGACGAAAAAGACGCCGTGCTTTACACACCTTACCGCGTAAGACTTGGCGGCAAATGCTCGCTTGGTGCAGTTACAACTGAAAATATGTATAACGAAAGACAAAACGACTACGACTTAGCTCAGCGAAGCTTTAACGTCAAATAG
- a CDS encoding MetQ/NlpA family ABC transporter substrate-binding protein: MKFIKLLTASLVALSLHAADKDHTITVGVSPVPHAEILEFVKPKLKDKGYDLVISEISDYSIPNVATEDGSLDANFFQHLPYLEEQNKARGLHLVSVANVHVEPLGFYSKKIKNIKDLKDGAKVAIAYDPSNGNRALRILEKAGLIEIDKNVKVATVNDITKNPKNLQFVELEGAQIPRTLDDVDIAAISTNFVLDLGMSVAKDALLLEDANSPYANIIVTRAGNENNPKIKALIDAVLSPDTKNFIITRYKGEVIPAF, from the coding sequence ATGAAATTTATCAAACTTTTAACCGCATCTTTAGTTGCTCTAAGCCTTCACGCAGCCGACAAGGACCACACTATCACTGTTGGCGTCTCACCAGTGCCACACGCTGAAATTTTAGAATTTGTAAAACCAAAGCTAAAAGATAAAGGCTACGACCTTGTTATCTCTGAAATTTCAGACTATTCGATACCAAATGTCGCCACAGAAGATGGCAGCTTAGACGCAAATTTCTTTCAGCATTTGCCATATCTTGAGGAGCAAAACAAGGCTAGAGGCCTGCATCTTGTAAGCGTTGCAAATGTCCATGTCGAGCCACTTGGCTTTTACTCTAAAAAGATAAAAAACATAAAAGATCTAAAAGATGGCGCAAAAGTGGCGATAGCTTACGATCCGTCAAATGGCAACAGAGCGCTTAGAATTTTAGAAAAAGCTGGCCTTATAGAGATCGATAAAAACGTAAAAGTTGCAACTGTAAATGACATAACTAAAAATCCTAAGAATTTGCAGTTTGTCGAGCTAGAAGGCGCTCAGATCCCAAGAACGCTTGATGATGTCGATATCGCTGCTATTAGCACAAATTTCGTCCTTGATCTTGGCATGAGCGTGGCAAAAGACGCACTTTTACTTGAAGATGCCAACAGCCCTTACGCCAACATCATCGTCACAAGAGCTGGCAACGAGAACAATCCTAAGATCAAAGCTTTAATTGATGCGGTGCTTAGCCCTGATACTAAAAATTTCATCATCACTCGTTACAA
- a CDS encoding valine--tRNA ligase — protein MAEFYNAKEIEDKFYKIWEERGYFEIDANKDIQKDGRKFCIMMPPPNVTGSLHIGHALTFTLQDIMTRYKRMDGYKTLWQPGLDHAGIATQNVVEKQLLAQGIKKEELGREKFVEKVWEWKEKSGGMIVHQMRKLGITPAWSRQRFTMDEGLRKAVKKAFVNLYDKGLIVQKNYMINWCTHDGALSDIEVEHKENKGKLYHLRYYFADKPSEFVVVATTRPETYFGDTAVMVNPNDERYKNLIGKKVVLPIINREIEIIADEHVDMEFGTGLVKVTPAHDQNDYEVGKRHNLEFITVFDEKGILNDKCDKFAGLERLEARDIVVAELEKLGNVEKIEDYENQVGYCYRCKNVVEPYISKQWFVKKEIADEAIQKVSEGLAKFYPPHWINSFNAWMRELRDWCISRQLWWGHQIPVFYCDDCGYMWADEGEPCECKKCKSKNIHQDPDVLDTWFSSGLWPFSTLGWGNENELKNEKWFEGDLAEFYPNNLLITGFDILFFWVARMMFQGENALGKLPFDDIYLHALVKDEFGRKMSKSLGNVIDPLDSINEYSADILRFTLTLLAVQGRDIKLSDAKMKQVRNFTNKLYNASKYLMLNESKFANLEDIKLQTKLGIYMNSRFNECVREVRENIDAYRFNDAANTLYKFLWDEFCDWGIELSKADKASVKELGSIFKEAMKLLNPFMPFLSEYLYQELSGTQLENAKSIMVMSYPEIKERNLDVEKKFELVIEAIVAIRRAKATIDLGNSKIAKAFVKFNEKIDLYEVKEYIKLLAKCEEIGFVDEKIENSIRDVSENLEAFVPLEGLDMSGIITRLRSQKTKLEKEIAKLSGMLNNQNFVANAPKEVIETNKEALESAEAKFKKVCEELEALGEK, from the coding sequence GTGGCAGAATTTTACAATGCAAAAGAGATAGAAGATAAATTTTATAAAATTTGGGAAGAACGCGGATACTTCGAGATAGACGCAAACAAAGATATCCAAAAAGATGGACGTAAATTTTGCATTATGATGCCACCTCCAAACGTGACTGGCTCGCTTCACATCGGACACGCCCTAACCTTCACACTTCAAGATATCATGACTCGCTACAAGAGGATGGACGGCTACAAGACACTTTGGCAGCCAGGCCTTGATCACGCTGGTATCGCCACTCAAAACGTCGTTGAAAAGCAGCTTTTGGCTCAAGGGATCAAAAAAGAAGAGCTTGGACGTGAGAAATTTGTAGAAAAAGTGTGGGAGTGGAAAGAAAAAAGCGGCGGCATGATCGTCCATCAGATGCGAAAACTTGGCATCACTCCGGCTTGGTCACGCCAGAGATTTACTATGGATGAGGGCTTAAGAAAAGCTGTGAAAAAAGCTTTTGTAAATTTATACGACAAAGGGCTAATTGTTCAGAAAAACTACATGATAAACTGGTGTACGCATGATGGCGCACTCTCTGACATCGAGGTCGAGCACAAAGAAAATAAAGGCAAGCTTTATCATTTGAGATACTACTTTGCAGACAAGCCAAGCGAATTTGTTGTTGTGGCCACAACTCGTCCGGAGACCTACTTTGGTGATACGGCCGTAATGGTAAATCCAAACGACGAGCGCTATAAAAATTTAATCGGCAAAAAAGTGGTGCTACCTATCATAAATAGAGAGATCGAGATCATCGCAGACGAGCACGTTGATATGGAGTTTGGGACAGGCCTTGTTAAGGTCACGCCTGCGCACGATCAAAACGACTACGAAGTTGGCAAAAGGCACAACCTTGAGTTTATCACTGTATTTGATGAAAAAGGCATTTTAAACGACAAGTGCGATAAATTTGCAGGTCTTGAAAGGCTAGAGGCTAGAGATATCGTCGTGGCCGAGCTTGAAAAACTTGGCAATGTTGAAAAGATAGAGGACTATGAAAACCAAGTAGGTTACTGCTACCGCTGCAAAAACGTCGTCGAGCCATACATCTCAAAGCAATGGTTTGTCAAAAAAGAGATCGCAGACGAGGCGATACAAAAGGTCTCAGAGGGTCTTGCTAAATTTTATCCGCCGCACTGGATAAACAGCTTTAACGCGTGGATGAGAGAGCTAAGAGATTGGTGTATCTCACGCCAGCTTTGGTGGGGACATCAAATTCCAGTATTTTACTGCGATGATTGCGGTTATATGTGGGCTGACGAGGGAGAGCCGTGCGAGTGCAAAAAGTGCAAAAGTAAAAACATCCACCAAGACCCAGACGTGCTAGATACGTGGTTTAGCTCTGGTCTTTGGCCATTTAGCACGCTTGGCTGGGGCAATGAAAATGAGCTAAAAAATGAAAAATGGTTTGAAGGCGACTTGGCTGAGTTTTATCCAAACAACCTTCTCATAACTGGCTTTGATATATTATTTTTCTGGGTTGCTAGGATGATGTTTCAGGGTGAAAACGCCCTTGGTAAGCTGCCATTTGACGACATTTATCTGCATGCGCTTGTAAAAGATGAGTTTGGCAGAAAGATGAGTAAAAGCCTTGGCAATGTCATCGACCCACTTGATAGCATAAATGAGTATAGCGCCGATATATTGCGCTTTACACTAACGCTTCTAGCCGTTCAAGGACGTGATATCAAGCTAAGCGACGCCAAGATGAAGCAGGTAAGAAATTTCACCAACAAGCTTTATAACGCGAGCAAATATCTCATGCTAAATGAGAGCAAATTTGCAAATTTAGAGGACATCAAGCTTCAAACAAAGCTTGGAATTTATATGAATAGCCGCTTTAACGAGTGCGTGAGAGAGGTGCGCGAAAACATCGACGCCTACCGCTTCAATGACGCTGCAAACACACTTTACAAATTCCTTTGGGACGAGTTTTGTGACTGGGGCATCGAGCTTAGCAAGGCTGACAAAGCGAGCGTAAAAGAACTTGGAAGTATATTTAAAGAGGCAATGAAACTGCTAAATCCTTTCATGCCGTTTCTCTCAGAGTATCTATACCAAGAGCTTAGCGGCACACAGCTTGAAAATGCAAAATCAATAATGGTTATGAGCTATCCAGAGATAAAAGAGCGAAATTTAGATGTTGAGAAGAAATTTGAGCTAGTTATCGAAGCGATCGTTGCTATTCGCCGTGCAAAAGCTACTATCGACCTTGGCAACTCAAAGATCGCAAAAGCCTTTGTTAAATTTAACGAAAAAATAGATCTTTACGAGGTTAAAGAGTATATTAAACTGCTTGCAAAATGCGAGGAGATTGGCTTTGTAGATGAGAAAATCGAAAATTCAATAAGGGATGTGAGCGAAAATTTAGAGGCATTTGTCCCGCTTGAAGGGCTTGATATGAGTGGCATCATCACAAGGCTAAGGTCTCAAAAGACAAAACTTGAAAAAGAGATAGCTAAACTCTCAGGCATGCTAAATAACCAAAATTTCGTAGCAAACGCACCAAAAGAGGTCATAGAGACAAACAAAGAGGCGCTAGAGAGCGCTGAGGCTAAATTTAAAAAAGTATGCGAAGAGTTAGAAGCTCTTGGAGAAAAATAG
- a CDS encoding MetQ/NlpA family ABC transporter substrate-binding protein — protein MKKLLLTSLVALGLSVSANAADKSKTIIVGATPIPHAEILEVVKPILAKDGYTLEIKEFNDYTTPNLATEDGDLDANFFQHIPYLEEFNKNKGTHLVKTVGVHLEPMGVYSKKIKDIKELKDGAVVSIPNDPTNESRALDIIASTGLIKLNNNPLKTPLDIVDNPKKLKFEEIETAQVPRTLDDVTIAVINTNYALNANLNPTKDALVIESKDSPYVNYVVVKAGNENSPKTKALDKAINSPEVKKFIETKYNGAIIPAF, from the coding sequence ATGAAAAAACTACTTCTTACCTCTTTAGTTGCCCTAGGCCTTAGCGTTAGCGCAAATGCTGCTGACAAATCAAAAACAATAATCGTCGGTGCTACACCTATCCCACATGCTGAAATTTTAGAGGTTGTAAAGCCTATTTTGGCAAAAGATGGCTACACACTTGAGATCAAAGAATTTAACGACTACACCACGCCAAACCTTGCGACAGAGGACGGTGACCTTGATGCAAACTTCTTTCAGCACATCCCATATCTTGAAGAGTTTAACAAAAACAAAGGCACTCACCTTGTAAAAACAGTTGGCGTACACCTCGAGCCAATGGGCGTTTATTCTAAAAAGATCAAAGATATCAAAGAGCTAAAAGATGGCGCAGTTGTCTCTATACCAAATGACCCAACAAACGAGAGCCGCGCACTTGATATCATAGCAAGTACCGGACTTATCAAGCTAAACAACAACCCACTAAAAACCCCACTTGATATAGTTGATAACCCTAAGAAGCTTAAATTTGAAGAGATCGAGACTGCTCAAGTGCCAAGAACGCTTGATGACGTTACTATCGCAGTTATCAACACAAACTACGCGCTAAATGCAAATCTCAATCCAACAAAAGACGCGCTTGTGATCGAGAGCAAAGATAGCCCATACGTAAATTACGTAGTTGTTAAAGCTGGCAACGAGAACAGCCCTAAAACTAAAGCGCTTGATAAAGCGATCAACTCACCAGAAGTTAAGAAATTTATCGAGACAAAATATAACGGCGCTATCATCCCAGCGTTTTAA